From Pseudomonas vanderleydeniana, the proteins below share one genomic window:
- the flgE gene encoding flagellar hook protein FlgE yields the protein MSFNIGLSGLNAAQKQLDVTGNNIANVNTTGFKSSRAEFEDVYSATKLGVSSKTIGNGVRLANVSQNFGNGGMNVTGNALDMGIQGNGFFTLSDNGSLMYTRAGTFKTDKDGYITNSDGTARLQGFAADSNGNIIPGVLTDLRIDVSNLPPQTTTTIGATINLDSKSAVINQTTTPFDPTNTASYTTPFSSDIYDTQGNKHSLDQYMVKTGANTWNVYTLIDGRNPNGTAPTSPPTGLATDPTPVQMVFDSSGKLQSIGGVTGATTIPVKNWVPGTVTNGVWAANGAGSNDPTGKGITTDWSKTTQFNADTSRAAIIGDGYATGQITDISIDGTGIIFANFSNNQHKPIGQVAVASFTNEQGLQPAGGTNWKQTFASGQPAYDGGEVGTNGSIVSGSLEGSNVDLTSELVDLIKGQSYYQANAKTISTQSTIMQTIIQMT from the coding sequence ATGTCTTTTAATATCGGTTTGAGCGGTCTCAACGCGGCCCAGAAACAGCTCGACGTCACCGGCAACAACATCGCCAACGTCAACACCACCGGCTTCAAATCGTCCCGTGCGGAGTTCGAGGACGTCTATTCGGCGACCAAGCTCGGCGTATCGTCCAAGACCATCGGTAACGGTGTGCGCCTGGCCAACGTTTCGCAGAACTTCGGCAACGGTGGCATGAACGTCACTGGCAACGCGCTCGACATGGGCATCCAGGGTAACGGCTTCTTCACCCTGAGCGACAACGGTTCGTTGATGTACACCCGTGCCGGTACCTTCAAGACCGACAAGGACGGCTACATCACCAACTCCGATGGTACCGCGCGCCTGCAGGGCTTTGCCGCCGACTCCAATGGCAACATCATTCCGGGCGTGCTGACCGATCTGCGTATCGACGTATCGAACCTGCCGCCGCAGACCACCACCACCATTGGTGCGACGATCAACCTGGATTCGAAGTCGGCTGTGATCAATCAGACCACAACCCCGTTTGACCCAACGAACACCGCCAGCTATACCACGCCATTCAGCTCCGACATCTACGACACCCAGGGCAACAAGCACTCGCTCGATCAGTACATGGTCAAGACCGGTGCCAACACCTGGAACGTCTATACGTTGATTGATGGACGCAATCCGAATGGCACCGCGCCAACCTCGCCTCCCACTGGCCTGGCGACTGACCCGACTCCAGTGCAGATGGTGTTTGATAGCTCTGGGAAGCTGCAGAGCATTGGTGGTGTCACCGGCGCCACGACCATTCCGGTCAAGAACTGGGTCCCTGGGACGGTGACCAATGGTGTTTGGGCTGCGAACGGTGCGGGCTCCAACGACCCGACCGGTAAAGGCATCACCACTGACTGGTCGAAAACCACCCAGTTCAACGCTGATACCTCCCGTGCCGCGATCATTGGCGACGGCTACGCCACTGGCCAGATCACCGATATCAGCATCGACGGCACCGGTATCATCTTCGCCAATTTCAGCAACAACCAGCACAAGCCAATCGGCCAGGTCGCGGTAGCGAGCTTCACCAACGAGCAGGGCCTGCAACCTGCCGGTGGCACCAACTGGAAGCAGACTTTCGCCTCGGGCCAGCCAGCCTATGACGGTGGTGAAGTCGGCACCAACGGTTCGATCGTTTCCGGCTCCCTGGAAGGCTCCAACGTCGACCTGACCAGCGAGCTGGTGGACCTGATCAAGGGCCAGAGCTACTACCAGGCCAACGCCAAGACCATCTCCACCCAGAGCACCATCATGCAGACCATCATCCAGATGACCTGA
- a CDS encoding chemotaxis protein CheV, which yields MAGVMDSVNQRTQLVGQNRLELLLFRLDGQQLYGINVFKVREVLQCPKLTLMPKSNPVVCGVANIRGATIPILDLAMATGAGALKDQSNPFVIITEYNTKTQGFLVKSVERIVNMNWEEIHPPPKGTGRDHYLTAVTRIDNQLVEIIDVEKILAEVSPMSESVSLGVVDVETQTKAVSLRVLTVDDSSVARKQVTRCLQTVGVEVVALNDGRQALDYLRKLVDEGKKPEEEFLMMISDIEMPEMDGYTLTAEIRSDPRMQKLHITLHTSLSGVFNQAMVKKVGADDFLAKFRPDDLAARVVDRIKAAG from the coding sequence ATGGCTGGTGTGATGGATTCGGTGAACCAGCGTACGCAACTGGTTGGGCAGAATCGCCTGGAGCTGCTGTTGTTCCGTCTCGACGGGCAGCAGCTCTACGGGATCAACGTATTCAAGGTTCGCGAGGTGCTGCAATGCCCCAAGCTGACCTTGATGCCCAAGTCCAACCCGGTGGTGTGCGGTGTGGCGAACATTCGTGGGGCAACCATTCCGATCCTTGATCTGGCGATGGCCACGGGTGCCGGTGCACTCAAGGATCAGAGTAATCCGTTCGTGATCATTACGGAGTACAACACCAAGACCCAGGGTTTCCTGGTGAAGTCGGTGGAGCGCATCGTCAACATGAACTGGGAAGAGATCCACCCGCCACCCAAGGGGACCGGGCGCGACCACTACCTGACGGCGGTGACGCGGATCGACAACCAGTTGGTGGAAATCATTGACGTGGAGAAGATCCTCGCCGAGGTTTCGCCCATGTCCGAGTCGGTTTCCCTCGGCGTGGTGGATGTCGAGACGCAAACCAAGGCAGTGTCCTTGCGGGTGCTCACGGTCGACGATTCGTCGGTGGCGCGCAAGCAGGTCACGCGTTGCCTGCAGACGGTCGGCGTCGAGGTGGTGGCGTTGAATGACGGCCGGCAGGCGCTGGATTACCTGCGCAAGCTGGTCGACGAGGGCAAGAAGCCGGAGGAGGAATTCCTGATGATGATCTCCGACATTGAAATGCCCGAGATGGACGGCTATACCCTCACTGCTGAGATTCGCAGCGATCCGCGCATGCAAAAGCTGCACATCACTCTGCATACTTCCCTGTCAGGGGTGTTCAACCAGGCGATGGTGAAGAAGGTCGGTGCCGATGACTTCCTTGCCAAGTTCCGACCTGATGACCTGGCGGCCCGGGTGGTTGACCGGATCAAGGCTGCAGGATAA
- the cheR gene encoding protein-glutamate O-methyltransferase CheR, with amino-acid sequence MSTGNLDFEQFRVFLEKACGILLGENKQYLVSSRLNKLMEQNGIKSLGELVQKIQAQPRSGLREQVVDAMTTNETLWFRDTYPFEVLKSKVLPEAIKASPGQRLRIWSAACSSGQEPYSISMSIDEFERTNIGQLKAGAQIVATDLSGQMLTNCKTGEYDSLAIGRGLSPDRLQRYFDTKGPGRWAVKAPIRSRVEFRSFNLLDSYASLGKFDIVFCRNVLIYFSAEVKKDILLRIHGSLKPGGYLFLGASEALNGLPDHYQMVQCSPGIIYKAK; translated from the coding sequence TTGTCTACGGGTAATTTGGATTTCGAACAGTTCCGGGTCTTCCTGGAAAAGGCCTGTGGCATTCTGCTCGGTGAAAACAAGCAATATCTGGTTTCCAGCCGTCTCAACAAGCTGATGGAGCAGAATGGCATCAAATCCCTGGGCGAGCTGGTCCAGAAGATTCAGGCCCAGCCACGCAGCGGGTTGCGTGAGCAGGTGGTGGATGCCATGACGACCAACGAAACCCTGTGGTTTCGTGACACCTATCCGTTTGAGGTGCTCAAGAGCAAGGTATTGCCGGAAGCGATCAAGGCCAGTCCCGGGCAGCGCCTGCGGATCTGGTCGGCCGCTTGTTCGTCGGGGCAGGAGCCTTACTCGATCTCGATGTCGATCGACGAGTTCGAGCGGACCAACATCGGCCAGTTGAAGGCCGGTGCGCAAATTGTCGCCACCGACCTCTCGGGGCAGATGCTGACCAACTGCAAGACCGGCGAGTATGACAGCCTGGCGATTGGTCGCGGCCTGTCGCCCGACCGCCTGCAACGTTATTTCGACACCAAGGGGCCGGGCCGCTGGGCGGTCAAGGCGCCGATCCGCAGTCGGGTCGAGTTCCGTTCGTTCAACCTGCTGGACAGCTATGCCAGCCTGGGCAAGTTCGACATCGTGTTTTGCCGCAACGTGCTGATCTACTTCTCCGCCGAGGTGAAGAAGGACATCCTCCTGCGTATCCATGGCAGCCTCAAGCCGGGTGGCTACCTGTTCCTGGGGGCATCCGAAGCCCTCAACGGCCTGCCGGATCACTACCAGATGGTGCAGTGCAGCCCGGGAATCATCTACAAGGCCAAATAG
- a CDS encoding sensor histidine kinase, producing MSDKDQGLDFSTVIASTVHDMKNSLAMLIQAHGQWQSQLPEAQRDNPERAVIEYEFTHLNSMLVQLLGLYKLGVNQLPLRPDYHDMDDFIGAQLACRQEVLNSRGIVASYEVDDFSPLGFFDRELVGSVVGNIVTNAIRFACHALLINVREENEQLVLSINDDGPGFPAQMLERQSDYVQGINSATGSTGLGLYFAARIAALHERNGVRGRIELSNGGPLGGALFNLYLP from the coding sequence ATGAGTGACAAGGATCAGGGGCTCGACTTCTCCACGGTGATCGCCTCGACCGTCCACGACATGAAGAACTCGCTGGCGATGCTGATACAGGCCCACGGCCAGTGGCAGAGCCAGTTGCCCGAGGCGCAACGGGACAATCCCGAGCGCGCGGTGATCGAATACGAGTTCACTCACCTCAACAGCATGCTCGTGCAACTGCTGGGCCTGTACAAGCTGGGCGTCAACCAGTTGCCGCTGCGCCCGGACTATCACGACATGGACGACTTCATCGGCGCGCAGCTGGCCTGTCGCCAGGAAGTCCTGAACAGCCGCGGTATCGTTGCCAGCTATGAGGTCGACGACTTCAGCCCGCTGGGTTTCTTCGATCGCGAGCTGGTGGGGTCGGTGGTAGGCAACATCGTCACCAATGCCATTCGTTTTGCCTGTCATGCATTGCTGATCAATGTGCGTGAGGAAAACGAGCAACTGGTCCTGAGTATCAACGATGATGGTCCCGGTTTCCCTGCGCAGATGCTCGAGCGCCAGTCGGACTACGTCCAGGGTATCAATTCGGCGACCGGCAGCACCGGCCTGGGCTTGTACTTCGCCGCCCGGATTGCCGCCCTGCATGAACGCAATGGCGTGCGCGGACGCATCGAACTGAGCAACGGTGGTCCCCTGGGGGGCGCCTTGTTCAATCTCTATCTGCCCTGA
- the flgM gene encoding flagellar biosynthesis anti-sigma factor FlgM, which yields MVIDFSRLNNAPSLTGSTRTSANKEADSTGKSAAVNSQTESVGQSGESVHLSNEAQQLQKITDKLQQQPVVNSARVAELKQAIADGSYQVDSNRVASKLLNFEAQR from the coding sequence ATGGTCATCGATTTCAGTCGTTTGAATAACGCCCCGTCATTGACAGGCAGCACGCGCACCAGCGCCAACAAGGAAGCCGATAGCACCGGCAAGTCCGCGGCGGTGAACAGCCAGACCGAATCGGTCGGCCAGAGCGGGGAATCGGTACACCTCAGCAATGAGGCTCAGCAGTTGCAAAAGATCACTGACAAGCTGCAGCAGCAGCCTGTAGTCAACAGCGCCCGCGTGGCCGAGTTGAAGCAGGCAATCGCTGATGGCAGCTACCAGGTCGACAGCAACCGCGTCGCCAGCAAACTGCTCAACTTCGAAGCCCAGCGCTAG
- a CDS encoding flagellar brake protein: MSNAPSADDAPQPPKVLTTPLEISANLRMLQDSHDPLIITFHERSQRFQSFVIDVDRDAGTLALDEMMPRDGERFLAAGEPFRVEGFHEGVRITWEQPQPMTVDETNGCYRGAMPEEVVYHQRRNAFRAALKLTALVNIELGGDKLKAPVNGKLLDISASGCKLRFEGDISDRLQLGQVYERFIAALPFGPMTAPVELRHLHFEERINTTFAGVRFHNMSGLVQRQVERFVYQLQREARRFDKDDDY, from the coding sequence GTGTCCAATGCCCCAAGCGCGGACGATGCTCCGCAGCCACCTAAGGTGCTAACCACACCTCTGGAAATTTCCGCCAACCTGCGGATGCTGCAGGATAGCCATGACCCGTTGATCATCACGTTCCACGAACGCAGCCAGCGCTTCCAGAGTTTTGTGATCGATGTCGATCGCGACGCCGGCACGCTGGCCCTGGACGAAATGATGCCGCGCGACGGCGAACGCTTCCTGGCTGCGGGCGAACCGTTTCGCGTAGAAGGCTTCCACGAAGGCGTCCGCATCACCTGGGAACAGCCACAGCCGATGACCGTTGACGAGACCAACGGTTGCTACCGCGGGGCAATGCCCGAGGAAGTGGTCTACCACCAGCGTCGCAATGCTTTCCGTGCAGCCCTGAAACTCACCGCCCTGGTGAACATCGAACTCGGTGGCGACAAGCTCAAGGCACCGGTCAACGGCAAGCTGCTGGACATTTCCGCCAGCGGCTGCAAGCTGCGCTTCGAGGGCGATATTTCCGACCGCCTGCAATTGGGCCAGGTCTACGAGCGCTTCATCGCCGCCCTGCCCTTCGGCCCGATGACCGCCCCTGTCGAGCTGCGCCACCTGCACTTCGAAGAAAGGATCAACACCACCTTCGCAGGCGTACGCTTCCACAACATGAGCGGCCTGGTACAGCGCCAGGTCGAGCGCTTCGTCTACCAGTTGCAACGTGAAGCACGGCGTTTCGACAAGGACGACGACTACTGA
- a CDS encoding flagellar hook assembly protein FlgD, which translates to MSVTDSTSTSSTLNDILAASNAKLTNKTSTDSLGNAISSASGGQTLGKDAFLKLLVTQLKNQNPLDPQDNSAFVAQLAQFSSLEGITTLNSSVNNIASAFQSSQALQASSLVGRSVIVPTGKAVVDTSKSFTGTAVVTGATDKTTLKISDSTGKVVRTIDLGAQTAAGNVPFVWDGKDDSGTLLSSGTYSFSATANLKGSADSTALVTNLPATVSSVSLSQNGGEMMLNLAGVGSIALSKVQTIGL; encoded by the coding sequence ATGAGCGTTACCGACTCCACCAGCACCTCTTCGACTCTGAACGACATTCTTGCGGCGTCCAACGCCAAGCTGACGAACAAGACCAGTACCGACTCGCTGGGTAATGCCATCAGCAGCGCATCCGGGGGCCAGACCCTGGGCAAGGACGCGTTCCTGAAGCTGCTGGTGACCCAACTGAAAAACCAGAACCCGCTGGACCCGCAGGACAACAGCGCCTTCGTTGCGCAGTTGGCCCAGTTCAGCAGCCTGGAAGGCATCACTACGCTCAACAGCAGTGTCAACAACATTGCCAGCGCGTTCCAGTCGTCCCAGGCGCTGCAGGCCTCGTCGCTGGTCGGTCGTTCGGTCATCGTGCCGACCGGCAAGGCGGTGGTCGATACCAGCAAGAGCTTTACCGGCACCGCGGTCGTTACCGGTGCCACCGACAAAACCACGCTCAAGATCAGCGACTCCACCGGGAAAGTGGTCCGTACCATCGACCTGGGGGCCCAGACCGCGGCCGGTAACGTGCCCTTCGTCTGGGATGGCAAGGATGACTCCGGGACCCTGCTGTCCAGTGGCACCTACAGCTTCAGTGCGACCGCCAACCTCAAGGGCTCTGCGGACTCGACGGCGCTGGTCACCAACCTGCCGGCCACCGTCAGCAGCGTGAGCCTGTCGCAGAACGGCGGTGAAATGATGCTCAACCTGGCGGGCGTGGGCAGTATCGCTCTGTCCAAAGTCCAGACCATTGGCCTGTAA
- the flgB gene encoding flagellar basal body rod protein FlgB codes for MSISFDKALGIHEQALSFRAQRAEVLANNIANADTPNYKARDMDFSSVLAEQSEKAKNNGTFALNTTNSRHIEAQGMSSGDAALQYRTPMQPSIDQNTVDAQIEQSNYAQNAVDFQASFTLLNSKFKGLVSALRGE; via the coding sequence ATGAGCATCAGTTTCGACAAAGCGCTCGGTATCCATGAACAGGCCCTGAGCTTCCGTGCCCAGCGTGCCGAAGTCCTGGCCAACAACATCGCCAACGCCGATACCCCGAACTACAAGGCGCGGGACATGGACTTCTCCTCCGTGCTCGCCGAGCAGAGCGAAAAAGCCAAGAATAACGGCACCTTCGCCCTGAACACGACCAACAGCCGCCACATCGAAGCCCAGGGCATGAGCAGCGGCGACGCGGCGTTGCAGTACCGCACACCGATGCAGCCGTCGATCGACCAGAACACCGTGGATGCGCAGATCGAACAATCGAACTATGCGCAGAACGCGGTCGACTTCCAGGCCAGCTTCACCCTGCTCAACAGTAAATTCAAAGGGCTGGTATCGGCCCTGCGTGGAGAGTAA
- a CDS encoding glutamine synthetase family protein codes for MTAEGFLEGRRLQLARGVLLQCIMGGYPPARFYGSDDGDLALVADPQQIHRLPWSQQPRALAICDADELAGGSSSLSTRGQLKAVMARYAARGLAPVVATELEFFVFAPNTDPTQPFQPPVGLDGRREDGHSAFSVSSNNGLRPFFNEVYACMAALGLPRDTFMHEMGVSQFEINLLHGDPLLLADQTFLFKHLLKEVALKHGLTVVCMAKPLAKTPGSSMHIHQSVVEIDGGKNAFSDAAGEPTAMFRHFIGGQQACMADFTALFAPNVNSYQRLCHPYASPNNACWSHDNRAAGLRIPASSPVARRVENRLPGADANPYLAIAASLAAGLYGIEHQLEPTPAIQGEFEVPDALSLPCTLHAALERLKRSQLARELFGNEFIEGYLASKTMELTSFLDEISPWERRVLAAQA; via the coding sequence ATGACCGCCGAGGGTTTCCTCGAGGGGCGGCGTCTGCAATTGGCCCGTGGCGTACTGTTGCAGTGCATCATGGGGGGTTACCCACCGGCGCGTTTCTACGGCAGCGATGACGGCGACCTCGCCCTCGTCGCCGACCCGCAGCAAATTCATCGCCTGCCGTGGAGCCAACAGCCCCGGGCGTTGGCGATCTGCGATGCCGATGAACTGGCAGGCGGCAGTTCCAGCTTGTCCACCCGTGGCCAGCTCAAGGCGGTCATGGCCCGCTATGCTGCACGCGGCCTGGCACCGGTGGTGGCGACCGAGCTGGAGTTCTTCGTCTTTGCCCCCAATACCGATCCGACCCAGCCATTCCAGCCGCCTGTCGGCCTGGACGGGCGCCGTGAGGACGGTCACTCGGCCTTCAGCGTCAGTTCCAACAACGGGCTGCGTCCGTTCTTCAATGAAGTCTACGCCTGCATGGCGGCGCTCGGCTTGCCGCGCGATACCTTCATGCACGAGATGGGTGTCAGCCAATTCGAAATCAACCTGCTGCATGGCGATCCGCTGCTGCTGGCCGACCAGACGTTCCTGTTCAAGCACCTGCTCAAGGAAGTGGCGCTCAAGCACGGCCTGACCGTGGTCTGCATGGCCAAGCCGCTGGCGAAGACGCCGGGCAGTTCGATGCACATTCACCAGAGCGTGGTGGAGATCGACGGCGGGAAGAATGCCTTCAGTGATGCTGCTGGCGAGCCGACGGCGATGTTCCGTCATTTCATCGGCGGGCAGCAGGCCTGCATGGCGGACTTCACCGCGCTGTTTGCGCCGAACGTCAATTCCTACCAGCGCCTGTGCCATCCCTACGCGTCGCCGAACAATGCCTGCTGGTCCCATGACAACCGGGCGGCGGGCTTGCGTATTCCGGCCAGCTCGCCCGTGGCGCGGCGGGTGGAGAACCGCCTGCCGGGAGCGGACGCCAACCCCTACCTGGCGATTGCCGCCAGCCTGGCTGCGGGCCTGTATGGCATCGAGCATCAGCTGGAGCCGACACCGGCCATCCAGGGTGAGTTCGAGGTACCGGACGCGCTGTCGCTGCCCTGCACGCTGCACGCGGCCCTGGAGCGCCTCAAGCGCAGCCAGTTGGCGAGGGAATTGTTCGGCAACGAGTTCATCGAAGGCTACCTCGCTTCGAAGACCATGGAACTGACCAGCTTCCTCGATGAAATCAGCCCCTGGGAGCGCCGTGTCCTGGCGGCCCAGGCTTAG
- a CDS encoding flagella synthesis protein FlgN — protein sequence MHDTNLLQLITDDFAPAQDLLELLRAESLALHGRDMVELENILARKQALIILLEQHGRKRSQILASLNLPTNHSGLEQLAAQSSVGGELLSQSEELTRLLADCQAANELNGRNIQVQQATTANQLKILTGGEPPALYDARGSTARVAKPRPLSQA from the coding sequence ATGCACGACACCAATCTACTGCAACTGATCACCGATGATTTTGCTCCAGCTCAAGATCTGCTTGAGCTGCTGCGCGCCGAATCACTGGCGCTCCATGGTCGCGACATGGTCGAGCTGGAAAATATTCTGGCGCGTAAACAAGCGTTGATCATTCTGCTGGAACAGCATGGCCGCAAACGCAGCCAGATTCTCGCCAGCCTCAACCTGCCTACCAACCACTCCGGCCTGGAACAACTGGCCGCACAGTCGAGCGTGGGCGGTGAACTGCTGAGCCAGAGCGAGGAACTCACCCGCCTCCTGGCTGATTGCCAGGCAGCCAACGAACTCAATGGGCGCAACATCCAGGTTCAGCAAGCAACGACCGCAAATCAGTTGAAGATCCTGACCGGCGGCGAGCCTCCCGCACTTTATGATGCCCGCGGCTCGACGGCGAGGGTTGCGAAGCCGCGCCCGCTGAGTCAGGCTTGA
- the flgC gene encoding flagellar basal body rod protein FlgC: protein MSLASVFNIAGSGMSAQTTRLNTVASNIANAETVSSSIDKTYRARHPVFATMFQNGQAGGSDSLFQDQNAAGQGVQVLGVVEDQSNLEARYEPNHPAADAKGYVYYPNVNVVEEMADMISASRSFQTNAEMMNTAKTMMQKVLTLGQ, encoded by the coding sequence ATGTCCCTCGCCAGCGTTTTCAACATTGCCGGTAGCGGCATGAGTGCCCAGACCACTCGCCTGAACACCGTCGCCAGTAACATCGCCAACGCCGAGACCGTCTCGTCGAGCATCGACAAGACCTATCGCGCCCGTCATCCGGTGTTCGCCACCATGTTCCAGAACGGCCAGGCTGGCGGCAGCGACTCGCTGTTCCAGGACCAGAACGCGGCCGGCCAGGGCGTGCAGGTACTGGGTGTGGTGGAAGACCAGAGCAATCTGGAAGCTCGCTACGAGCCGAACCATCCGGCGGCTGACGCCAAGGGTTATGTCTACTACCCGAACGTCAACGTGGTCGAGGAAATGGCCGACATGATCTCCGCCAGCCGTTCGTTCCAGACCAACGCGGAAATGATGAACACCGCCAAGACCATGATGCAGAAGGTCCTGACCCTCGGTCAGTGA
- the flgA gene encoding flagellar basal body P-ring formation chaperone FlgA, with amino-acid sequence MKAQTTFFRRLTSQYRRLLAVVSVLCCLNPGNPALAESATLPDQLIGVTQGFLEFTVEDYLATSQTEGRYEIQVNQLDPRLRMAACDKELTASLESPATPIGRVTVKIRCEGSSPWTVFVPAQVKLFRDVVVTTRPLKRAGIIEPGDVALRERDISLINQGFLTSPDQAIGQKLVRPMVMDQVVTLVHLEQAEVVRKGDQVVISATSGGLVVKMPGEALSNGGLNEQIRIKNLNSQRVIKARVTAPGQVEVAL; translated from the coding sequence ATGAAAGCACAAACGACATTTTTTCGACGCCTGACATCACAGTACCGCAGATTGCTCGCGGTGGTGTCGGTTTTATGCTGCCTGAACCCCGGCAACCCTGCCCTTGCGGAATCGGCGACCCTGCCTGACCAGCTTATCGGCGTGACCCAAGGCTTTCTTGAATTCACGGTAGAAGACTATCTGGCTACCAGTCAAACCGAAGGACGCTACGAGATCCAGGTCAACCAGCTCGATCCGCGCCTGCGCATGGCCGCTTGCGACAAGGAATTGACAGCCAGCCTGGAAAGCCCGGCGACCCCGATTGGCCGGGTCACCGTGAAGATCCGCTGCGAAGGCAGTTCGCCCTGGACCGTGTTCGTGCCGGCCCAGGTCAAACTGTTCCGCGACGTGGTGGTGACCACTCGTCCGCTCAAGCGCGCCGGGATCATCGAGCCGGGTGACGTCGCGTTGCGTGAGAGGGACATCAGCCTGATCAACCAGGGCTTCCTGACGTCCCCGGACCAGGCCATCGGACAGAAACTTGTCCGACCAATGGTCATGGACCAGGTCGTCACCCTGGTCCACCTGGAACAGGCGGAGGTGGTGCGCAAGGGCGATCAGGTGGTCATCAGTGCGACGAGCGGCGGCCTGGTGGTGAAGATGCCGGGCGAGGCCCTGTCCAATGGCGGCCTTAACGAACAGATCCGCATCAAGAACCTCAATTCACAGCGGGTCATCAAGGCTCGCGTCACCGCGCCCGGCCAGGTAGAGGTGGCGCTATAG
- a CDS encoding MFS transporter produces the protein MRQIWKSFRALYFASLMMLIGSGLLSTYLALRLAADHVDGLWVGALMAANYFGLVLGGKIGHRLIARVGHIRAYATCAGIVGAAVLGHGLVNWLPAWLFLRMIVGLGMMCQYMVIESWLNEQAEAKQRGVVFSGYMIASYLGLVLGQLILVMHPALGPELLMLVALCFALCLVPVAMTRRIHPAPLHPAPLEPLFFMKRVPQSLTTVLGAGIIVGSFYGLAPLYASQQGLTTELVGLFMGCCIFAGFLVQWPLGWLSDRYDRAVLIRSVALLLMLASLPLAIFTAAPLEVLFASGFVVSLLQFCLYPLAVAFSNDHIEGDRRVSLTAMLLMTYGIGASIGPLVAGVLMKLFGSHMLYAFFSFFALILVLRIRPKAVTNLHQVEDAPLQHVVMPEAMSPLGAALDPRVDEQVVLDQMCTNSVSPAAEAEVKPGEAAEVVADIDESDPEPAHKSSN, from the coding sequence ATGCGCCAAATCTGGAAATCCTTTAGAGCGCTGTATTTCGCCTCGCTGATGATGCTGATCGGCTCGGGCCTTCTGAGCACTTACCTGGCCCTGCGCCTGGCCGCCGATCACGTCGACGGCCTGTGGGTGGGCGCCCTGATGGCGGCCAACTACTTCGGTCTGGTACTGGGCGGCAAGATCGGTCACCGGCTGATCGCCCGGGTCGGGCATATTCGTGCCTATGCGACGTGTGCCGGGATCGTCGGGGCGGCGGTGCTGGGCCATGGCCTGGTCAACTGGCTGCCGGCCTGGCTGTTCCTGCGGATGATCGTCGGCCTTGGCATGATGTGCCAGTACATGGTCATCGAGAGCTGGCTCAACGAGCAGGCCGAAGCCAAGCAGCGTGGCGTGGTCTTCAGTGGCTACATGATCGCGTCCTACCTTGGCCTGGTGCTCGGGCAACTGATCCTGGTCATGCACCCGGCCCTCGGGCCCGAGCTGCTGATGCTGGTCGCGCTGTGCTTCGCCCTGTGTCTGGTGCCGGTGGCCATGACCCGGCGGATTCACCCAGCACCCCTGCACCCGGCGCCGCTGGAGCCGCTGTTCTTCATGAAGCGCGTGCCGCAGTCGCTGACCACGGTACTGGGGGCCGGGATCATCGTCGGCTCGTTCTATGGTCTGGCGCCGCTGTACGCGTCCCAGCAGGGGCTTACCACCGAGCTGGTCGGTCTGTTCATGGGGTGCTGCATCTTTGCCGGTTTCCTGGTGCAGTGGCCCCTGGGCTGGCTTTCCGATCGTTATGACCGGGCGGTGCTGATTCGCAGCGTTGCCCTGTTGCTGATGTTGGCCTCCCTGCCTTTGGCGATTTTCACGGCCGCACCGCTGGAAGTGCTGTTCGCCTCCGGGTTCGTGGTGTCGCTGCTGCAGTTCTGCCTGTATCCGCTGGCAGTGGCGTTCTCCAATGACCATATCGAGGGCGATCGCCGTGTCTCGCTGACGGCCATGCTGCTGATGACCTATGGCATTGGCGCGAGCATCGGGCCGCTGGTGGCGGGTGTGCTGATGAAGCTCTTCGGCAGCCATATGCTCTATGCGTTCTTCAGCTTCTTCGCACTGATCCTGGTGTTGCGCATCCGGCCTAAGGCCGTGACCAACCTGCATCAGGTCGAGGATGCGCCCTTGCAGCACGTGGTCATGCCGGAGGCGATGTCGCCCCTTGGTGCGGCGCTCGATCCACGGGTCGACGAGCAGGTGGTCCTGGACCAGATGTGCACCAACTCCGTCTCGCCGGCAGCAGAAGCCGAGGTGAAGCCTGGGGAAGCGGCAGAGGTCGTGGCCGATATCGATGAGTCGGACCCTGAGCCGGCGCATAAGTCGAGCAACTGA